A region of the Terriglobia bacterium genome:
GCGGAAATCCGGCCAGAGGGTGGGCGTCACGTGGATCTCCGCGTAGGCGATCTGCCAGAGCAGGAAGTTGGAGACCCGCATCTCCCCGCTGGTCCGGATGAGGAGGTCCGGGTCCGGCAGGCCCGCCGTGTACAGGCGTCCCGCGAAGGCTTCCTCGTCGATCGCCCCCGCCTCGAGCCCCTCGGCGACGATGGCGCGGCAAGCGTCCACGATCTCGGCGCGCCCGCCGTAGGAGAGCGCGATATTGAACCGGAGGCCACCGTTCGCGGCGGTCCGCTCCACGGCCCGCCGCAGCTCGTCCTGGATCCGGGGATCGAGGTCCGCCGGGCGGCCGATCACCGAGAACCGGATCCGGTTCTCCATGAGCGTGCGGAGCTCCTTGCGCAGGTACTCCTTTAGGAGGTCCATGAGGGTGTTCACCTCGGACCGGGGCCGCTTCCAGTTCTCCTGGGAGAACGCGTAGAGGGTGAGGACCTCGATGCCGAGCCGGGCCGCGCTCTCGACGGTCTCTCGCACGGACTTGATCCCCGCGCGATGGCCGGCCACCCGCGGCAGGTGCCGTCTCCGCGCCCACCGGCCGTTCCCGTCCATGATGACGGCGACGTGCCGGGGCAGTCGGGCGGAATCGAGGCGCCGGAGCAGCGCTTCCTCCTCGCTTCCCGCCGCGGCCAGCGACCAGAGTTCCGCCACGATGGTTTCCACCCCCGGGCGCCCCGACGGCGTCGGCGCGAACCGGCTCGCTCTGACGCCGAATCTTAATCCCCCGCGGACGACCCATCAAGCGATGGCGGGCAGACGTCGGCCGCCCGCCTACCCGCGATCGCCGTACCCCGCGGGGTGGTCGCGATGCCAGACCCAGGCGGTGCGGACGATCTCCTCGAGGCGCGGGAACGCCGGATCGAAGCCGATCCGCCGCAATGCGCGGTTCGCGGACGCGACGAGGATCGCCGGGTCGCCCCCCCGGCGCGGCGCGGTCTCGGTGGGGGGCATCTCACCGGTCACCCTCGCGACCGTGTCGATCACGTCCTGCACCGAGAATCCTTCGCCGTTCCCCAGGTTGAACGCGCCGGCCTCGATCCGCCCCTTCTCGAGCGCTTCGAGGGCGGCGACGTGCGCCTCCGCGAGGTCCGCGACGTGGATGTAGTCGCGCACGCAGGTACCGTCGGTGGTCGGGTAGTCCTCCCCGAAGATCGGGGTCGGCGGCCCCCCGCGGAGGATCGACGTGAGCAGCCGCGGGATCAGGTGGCTCTCGGGCTCGTGGTCCTCGCCGAGGTCGCCGTCCGGGTGTGCCCCGGCCGCGTTGAAGTACCTGAGCGCCGCGTAGCGCGTCCCGTAGGCGCGGTGGAACCAGGACAGGGCGTTCTCGAACGCCAGCTTCGTCTCGCCGTACGGGTTCGTGGGAGCGAGCGGGTGCTCCTCGGTGATCGGCACCTCCACCGGATCGCCGTAGACGGCGGCCGAGCTGGAGAACACCAGGCCCTTGACGCCGTATCGCCTCGCCACGTCCAGCAGGCGCAGGCTCTTCGCCACGTTGTTCTCGTAGTAGCGGGCCGGATCGATGACGGACTCCCCCACCTGGCAGAACGCGGCCATGTGGACGACGTACTCGACCTTCTCACCCTGGAGCAGCGGGTCGAGGACGGCGGGGTCGCCGAAGTCTCCGACCACGAGCGTCGCGTCGCCGACCGCGGCGCGGTGCCCCTCCGAGAGGTCGTCGATCACGATCACGTCCCACCCGGCGCCGAGGAGACGCCGCACGACGTGGCTTCCGACGTATCCCGCCCCGCCCGTCACCACCACGGATGCCATGTCCACCCTCCGGCCGGTCCGCCCGGCAGGGCGGACATGGTACATCCAGTGTCGGGTGGCGGAGGCGGGGTAATTCGACGAGCAGTAAGTCGCTCCGGACGGATCCCTTGCAATTCGACGGGTTCGTTAGGGGATTCCGCCGCGACCTCCAGGTGAACAGTTGACTCGAAGGTGCGATCGACATCGAGCTCGAACTCGACCTCGCGGTCGATCGCAGCCCCCATAACATGACCCGTCGAATTGCAAGGGATCAGTCCGGAGCGGCAGATCCTTAACCGAGCCCCTCCCCCCGATACGCCACCCTCTCCAGGCACAGCCCGTGAGGGGGTGCGGTGGGGCCCGCGAGGGTGCGCTCCCCCGATGCCAGGATCTCGTCGACGCGCTCCGCGCGGAAGCGCCCGCGGGCGATCTCCACGATCGTGCCGACGAGGTTCCGCACCATGTGGTTCAGGAACCCGTCGGCGGTGAACTCGAACGCGAGGAGATCGGGCGAGACCTCGAGGCACGAGGCTCGGGCCAGGTGGCGTATCCGGTCGCCGGGCGGGCATGCGGCTCCCGCGAATCCCGACCAGTCACGCCGGCCGGGAAGGCGGCGGAGCGCGTCCGCGACCGCCGCGAGGTCCATCGGGTGCGGGTGGTGCAGCGCGTAGCGCGCCACGAATGGATCTCCGTGCGGGGAGCGGTCCAGGAAATAACGGTAGGTCTTCGACACGGCGTCGTGCCGGGCGTGAAAGGAAGGATCCGCGGTCGTCACGTTCACGGGTCGCACGTCCCGGGGCAGCATCGAGCGGAGCGCGCGGAGCAGGCGCGCGTCGTCCAGCGCGACCGAGACCTCCGCGTCGGCGACCTGTCCCCGCGCGTGGACGCCCGCGTCGGTCCGTCCCGCCCCTCGGACCCTCGCGAGCGCGCCGTTTTCGAGCCGCGAGAGCGCCTCCTCGATCACGCCCTGCACGGTCCTCTCGCCGGGCTGAAGCTGCCAGCCGGCGAAGCCGGTGCCGTCGTAGGCGAGATCGAGGCGGATCCGGCGCGGCCCGTCGGTCACGGCGCTTTGGCCGAGAGCGTGAGGCGCCCGGCGGAGGTGTCGAGGAGCGCCGCGCCGCCGATCGGCAGCGTCCACTTCCCCGGGAGGTGGCCCGCCGGGATCCCCACCGCGACCGGCACGCCCAGCGGCATGAACACTTCCCGGACCAGCTCCAGCACCGGGCGATCCGGCGGGAACTTCCTTCGCCGGACTCCGGGCTCGAACGAGCCGAACACGGCGGCCGCGATGCCGTCGAGAGCACCCGACATCCGAAGGTGCTGGAGCAAGCGATCCAGGCGGTACACGCTTTCGCCGGTCTCCTCGAGGAACAGCACCGCGCGGCGGAACGCCGGCGCGTGAGGCGTGCCCAGCAGGTGCGCCAGCACGGTGAGGTTTCCGCCCACGAGCGGTCCTTTCGCGCGGCCGTGCCGAAGCACGGCCCGACGCGGGATTCGAAGGTCGATCGCCTCGCCCGCCAGCATCTTCCGCAGCGAGAGGGCGTGGAAGGACGCGGGATCGCCCAGCTCCGCGACCACCGGCCCGTAGAGACACGAGGCGCGCGTCCGCCGCGTCGCCGTCGCGAACAGCGCGGTGAGATCGCTGTAGCCGACCAGCACCTTCGGATCCCGCGCGGCCGCGTCCCAGTCCAGTCGGTCGAGGATCCTCGCGGTGCCGTAACCCCCTCGCGCGAACCAGACGCCGCGGACCGCCGGATCGGCGAGCATCGAGTTGAGATCCTCGGCGCGCGCCTCGTCGCGGCCAGCGAGGTACCCGTCCCGCGCGAGGACGCTGCGCCCGAGGACCACGCTGAACCCCATCTCGGTCAGCGCGGCGGTACCTCGAGCGAGCGCCTGCGGAGTCACCGCGAATCCCGGCGAGACGACCCCGACGAGATCTCCTCGGGAGAGCGTTGGACAAGTGCCCCTCTCCCGCCGGCCGCGGCCACCCGCGGTTCGGCGGGAGTGGGCGTCGTCGAAGTCGTCCATAAGCCGAATTCTGTGCCTCGCGAGCGAGGCGACGGTCATTCCTCTAGGGGCGGGGTCTCCCCCGTCCTCCAGCAACCTACCCGGGAGCTTCGGCCGGGCCAGCCTCGATCGCTCCCCTATTCGGTCTTGCTCCGCGTGGGGTTTGCCTAGCCGCCGGCGTCGCCGCCGGCGCTGGTGCGCTCTTACCGCACCGTTTCACCCTTACCGGCCGCGCCGTGACGCGCTACGCGAGGTGGCCCGCGGCGAGCACGCGACCGGCGGTTTGCTCTCTGTTGCACTTTCCGTCCCGTCACCGAGCCTGGGCGTTACCCAGCACGCTGCCCTCTGGAGTTCGGACTTTCCTCCCCGACTCACGTCGCGGCGACCGTCTGTCCGACTTCGACGACGGCCCTATCATATACCGTCAGCTCCGGCGGAGGTCGGAGAGGAATGGCCGGAGGGCGGAGACCGGGATGGCGCCTTCCCTCAGGACCCGCGGGAACGGCCCGGTCAGGTCGAGCACCGTCGACGGAGCGCCGCCGGTGCTGGGCCCTCCGTCGAGGATCGTCGACACTCCCTCCGGGAACACCTCCGCCACCTCGGCGGCGGTCCGGCAAGGCGGATGCCCCATGAGATTCGCGCTCACCCCGGTGATGGGCCGCCCGAACGCCGCAGCGAGCAGGCGCGGAAGCGCGAGCCCGGGCACCCGGACCCCCACCGTACCGAGCCCGCCGGTCACCTCCTGCGGAAGTGCGGGACCCGCGGGAACGACGAGGCTGAGCGGCCCCGGCCAGAACATCCCCGTGAGGGAGCCGAAGGACTCCGGAAGCGACCCCGCGACCCGTTCGATCTGCTCCGGGCCGGACAGCAGGAGCAGCATCGGAGAGCCGCGCGGCTTCTTCTTCAGGTCGTTGACCCTCGCACACGCGCCGGTGTCGAACGGGTCGACGGACAGGCCGTAGAACGTCTCGGTGGGAAGCGACACGATCCTCCCCGCCCTCAGATCCTCCAAGGCCGGAAGCAATCGGTCCGCGCGCGGTTCCTCGGGGTTCAGCGTCAGGATGCGCGTGGGCATGACCAGGAGTCCGTCCCGTGAACGTCTTTCCATGATGCGGCGACGAAGTCTAACATGGAGATCCACCTGGGAGCGCGAAAATGATCGGACGAACTCACCCTTCCCTGCGACGCGTTCGCGAGCTCCGGAAAGATCGGCGTGCGCGGGACGTCGAGGGGGTGTTCGTCGCCGAGGGGATCCACCTGGCCGAAGAGGCGCTTCGCGCCGGGGCGGACGTGGAGACCGCCGTGGTCTCGCCGAGGCTCTCCGCTTCCGACGCGGGGCTCAGGTTGAGGCGCGATCTCGAGCGGGCCGCGATCCCCTTGATCGAGACGACCGACGCCGCGCTCGACGGACTGTCGGACGCCCGCTCGCCGCAGCCGGTGCTCCTCGTGGTCCGGGCGCGTCGCGTGACGCTGGACCAGGCCATCGACGGGCGCGAGGCCCCCGCGCTCCTCGCGGTCCTCCACGGCGTCCAGGACCCGGGAAACCTGGGGACCGTGCTTCGCACCGCCGACGCGGCCTCCGCCACCGGCCTCGTGATCGCGGGCGCCGGGGCCGACCTCCATCATCCGAGGGCCGTTCGGGCCACGGCGGGCTCGATCTTCCGTCTCCCCGCGGCGGCATGCCGCGGCGCGGAGCTGTTCCCGCGCCTCCGGGATCGAGGGATCCTCCTGGTCGCGGCGGACCCGCGCTCGGCCACCGACTACGCTAGCGTCGATCTCCGAGACCCCGTCGCGATCTTCCTCGGAGGGGAAGGGTCCGGCCTACCCTCGGATTGGCTCGATCTCGTGGACCGCAGGGTGCGTGTTCCGATGCGCGCGGGGGTCGAAAGCCTCTCCGTCGGCGCCGCCGCCGCGGTGCTGCTCTTCGAGGCGAGGCGGCAGCGCTCCGGGGATGGGGTCAGCTGCGACGGATGATCCGGAACCGCGGGCGCGGCGGGGTGGGGCCGTCGCCGGAGGAGGGAGGCCGGTGCTCCGGCGCGGGCGGACCCGGGGGCTCGGGCGGCGGGGCGCTCTCGAGGGGGGCCGGGGAGGCCACGGCCAACCCCGGCTCCTCGTCTACCCCGGACTCGGCCACCGCGAGGGGGAGCGTGAACGTGAACGTCGTGCCGCGGCCCACCTGGCTCTCCGCCCGGATCGAGCAGCCGTGCAGCCGGAGGATGTTCCGGACGATCGAAAGGCCGAGTCCGGTTCCCTCCGGCGCCTCGCCGGCGCCCGCGCCGACGCGGTAGAAGCGGTCGAAGATCCGCTCGAGGTCTTCCTCGGGGATTCCGATGCCGGTGTCCTTCACCTGCACGGAGGCGAATCCCGGCTTCGCCTTGCGCACCTCGACCCCGATCTCTCCCCCGTCCCGGTTGTACTTCACCGCGTTCGAGACGACGTTCAGGAACACCTGCAGGATCTTCTCCCGGTCGGCGTTCACGACCACGCCAGGGTCGTCGAAGGTCGTCGTCAGCCGGATGCGCCGCGCCTCGAGCTTCTCCCGGAGCATCTCGCCGCTCTCCTCGACGAGCTGGCGCAGGGGGAACACCGAGATTCTGAGCTCCGCCGGTTCCCGGTCCATCCGGGCGAACGCCAAGAGGTTGTCGATCATCGAGATCAGCCGGTCGATGTTCTTGAGGGAGAGGCCGAGTCCCTTGCGCTGCTCCTCGTTGATCGCGCCCAGACGCTCCTTCAGGGTCATCTCGGTGTAGCCCCGGACCGAGACCAGCGGCGTCTGGAGCTCGTGCGTCACGTTGGCGAGGAGGTTGGTCTTCATCCGGTCCAGCGTGCGCAGCTCCCGGTTCAGCCGCTCCATCTCACGGCTCTTGGCCTCGAGCTCTTCGTGGGCGACGGCGAGGCGCCGGTACGACGCCTCCGCTTCGGAGCGCGCGGCGCGCAGGCTCTCCGCCTCGCCCTCGAGCCGCCGCTCCTCGGCGCTCTCGCGCGACGCGTCGCGGCAGATCAGGAGCCTGCCGAGCGGGGCGCCGCTCCGGTCAAAGAGCGGCGAGGCGGTCAGGTCCAGGACGCGCGAC
Encoded here:
- a CDS encoding isoprenyl transferase: MAELWSLAAAGSEEEALLRRLDSARLPRHVAVIMDGNGRWARRRHLPRVAGHRAGIKSVRETVESAARLGIEVLTLYAFSQENWKRPRSEVNTLMDLLKEYLRKELRTLMENRIRFSVIGRPADLDPRIQDELRRAVERTAANGGLRFNIALSYGGRAEIVDACRAIVAEGLEAGAIDEEAFAGRLYTAGLPDPDLLIRTSGEMRVSNFLLWQIAYAEIHVTPTLWPDFRFRHLLEALIDYQQRERRYGGIGSHEPSPSAAAARG
- the galE gene encoding UDP-glucose 4-epimerase GalE encodes the protein MASVVVTGGAGYVGSHVVRRLLGAGWDVIVIDDLSEGHRAAVGDATLVVGDFGDPAVLDPLLQGEKVEYVVHMAAFCQVGESVIDPARYYENNVAKSLRLLDVARRYGVKGLVFSSSAAVYGDPVEVPITEEHPLAPTNPYGETKLAFENALSWFHRAYGTRYAALRYFNAAGAHPDGDLGEDHEPESHLIPRLLTSILRGGPPTPIFGEDYPTTDGTCVRDYIHVADLAEAHVAALEALEKGRIEAGAFNLGNGEGFSVQDVIDTVARVTGEMPPTETAPRRGGDPAILVASANRALRRIGFDPAFPRLEEIVRTAWVWHRDHPAGYGDRG
- the truA gene encoding tRNA pseudouridine(38-40) synthase TruA, yielding MTDGPRRIRLDLAYDGTGFAGWQLQPGERTVQGVIEEALSRLENGALARVRGAGRTDAGVHARGQVADAEVSVALDDARLLRALRSMLPRDVRPVNVTTADPSFHARHDAVSKTYRYFLDRSPHGDPFVARYALHHPHPMDLAAVADALRRLPGRRDWSGFAGAACPPGDRIRHLARASCLEVSPDLLAFEFTADGFLNHMVRNLVGTIVEIARGRFRAERVDEILASGERTLAGPTAPPHGLCLERVAYRGEGLG
- a CDS encoding LD-carboxypeptidase; protein product: MTPQALARGTAALTEMGFSVVLGRSVLARDGYLAGRDEARAEDLNSMLADPAVRGVWFARGGYGTARILDRLDWDAAARDPKVLVGYSDLTALFATATRRTRASCLYGPVVAELGDPASFHALSLRKMLAGEAIDLRIPRRAVLRHGRAKGPLVGGNLTVLAHLLGTPHAPAFRRAVLFLEETGESVYRLDRLLQHLRMSGALDGIAAAVFGSFEPGVRRRKFPPDRPVLELVREVFMPLGVPVAVGIPAGHLPGKWTLPIGGAALLDTSAGRLTLSAKAP
- a CDS encoding threonylcarbamoyl-AMP synthase, which produces MPTRILTLNPEEPRADRLLPALEDLRAGRIVSLPTETFYGLSVDPFDTGACARVNDLKKKPRGSPMLLLLSGPEQIERVAGSLPESFGSLTGMFWPGPLSLVVPAGPALPQEVTGGLGTVGVRVPGLALPRLLAAAFGRPITGVSANLMGHPPCRTAAEVAEVFPEGVSTILDGGPSTGGAPSTVLDLTGPFPRVLREGAIPVSALRPFLSDLRRS
- a CDS encoding RNA methyltransferase — its product is MIGRTHPSLRRVRELRKDRRARDVEGVFVAEGIHLAEEALRAGADVETAVVSPRLSASDAGLRLRRDLERAAIPLIETTDAALDGLSDARSPQPVLLVVRARRVTLDQAIDGREAPALLAVLHGVQDPGNLGTVLRTADAASATGLVIAGAGADLHHPRAVRATAGSIFRLPAAACRGAELFPRLRDRGILLVAADPRSATDYASVDLRDPVAIFLGGEGSGLPSDWLDLVDRRVRVPMRAGVESLSVGAAAAVLLFEARRQRSGDGVSCDG
- a CDS encoding HAMP domain-containing histidine kinase, which produces SRVLDLTASPLFDRSGAPLGRLLICRDASRESAEERRLEGEAESLRAARSEAEASYRRLAVAHEELEAKSREMERLNRELRTLDRMKTNLLANVTHELQTPLVSVRGYTEMTLKERLGAINEEQRKGLGLSLKNIDRLISMIDNLLAFARMDREPAELRISVFPLRQLVEESGEMLREKLEARRIRLTTTFDDPGVVVNADREKILQVFLNVVSNAVKYNRDGGEIGVEVRKAKPGFASVQVKDTGIGIPEEDLERIFDRFYRVGAGAGEAPEGTGLGLSIVRNILRLHGCSIRAESQVGRGTTFTFTLPLAVAESGVDEEPGLAVASPAPLESAPPPEPPGPPAPEHRPPSSGDGPTPPRPRFRIIRRS